The window gatgttttgaGATGCTaaagagcgcagggactagttacaagggcgttacttcccctgactagtctaCCCTCTGCATATGAGTATGCATACAaggacggcacggtggctcagtggttagcagtgtagccttgcagcgctggggtcctgagtttgaatcccaccaaggacaccatcggtaaaggagtttgtatgttctccccttgtttgcgtgggtttcctctgggcactccggtttcctcgcacactccaaagacatacagatagggaatttagattgttcctgatgtatgtaaagcgctgcggaatatgttagcgctatataaaaataaagattttatttttatacaagggcgtgctgacatgctatttaatgcccagCGACATCGGCATGGACGtgggtacctgtgtccattgtcaccgccgaTGACACCGGTTTTAGGCTcattgcacatgatcagaagtcacagcTCTTCCTGTCATGTGCACAAGACCTCTCTGAACCTGGGATGCATACACCACGCTTCATAgttcacatgaccggaagtgcggtgatgtctgatccatgcgcactgaccctaaacccggtgtCTGAGACTGTGACAACGAACACAGGTACATCCGACACCACTGGGCAATTGGCATTAAATAGCATGCTAGCACACTCCTGTGGGCATTCTAATTCTGACGCCCTTGCAAGTAGTGCCTGCGCTCATTTGCATCTaataaagtatctttagaaatacttttcctaaagatctctttatgtatactagtgtatatagggacagttaggcagggattagaaatatgcgcccagaactgctcgtggttctagttgcatattgcacctgacaggttcccttttaaggtctCCTATACATATTAGAGTAATGTTGGCTAAACCCACTGATATCACAGGGTTTGGCCGACAGTCTGTCTATGATGGCACCCGACTCTAACCTGTCAGATGATGTCGGGAGAGATAACGATCAGATTGCACATCCTTTTGTTCCTCAATAAGATAATCCGCCGCCAGAGTAGCATGACCGCGCTTTCTTGTAGAGGGCATGAGCGCTCACCCGAGCAAGTAcacctgtgtatggaggagtctgCAGAGATGGCTGTTGGCTGATCAATGGTTTGGTTGATGGTTTGACCGGTAACGATTCATTGTGCTTGCCCCCCCTCCCCTAGGCTTCTAAAGGAcaatgttaggggtgcttcacacacagcgagctcgctgccgagatcgctgctgagtcacgctttttgtgacgcagcagtgacctcattagcgatctcgctgtgtgtgacactgagcagcgatctggcccctgctgcgagatcgctgctcgttacacacagccctggttcgttttcttcaaagccgctctcctgctgtgacacacagatcgctgtgtgtgacagcaagagagcgacaaatgaagcaagcagggagcaggagccggcgtctgacagctgaggtaagctgtatccaagataaacatcgggtaaccaaggtggttacccgatatttaccttagttaccagcctctgcagctctcacgctgcctgtgctgccggctccggctctctgcacatgtagctgctgtacacatcgggttaattaacacgatgtgtacagcagctaggagagcaaggagccagcgctaagcagtgtgcgcggctccctgctctctgcacatgtagctgcattacacatcgggttaattaacccgatgtgtactgtagctaggagagcaaggagccagcgctcagtgtgcgcggctccctgctccctgctcacactggtaactaatgtaaacatcgggtaaccatacccgatgtttaccttagttaccagtctccgcagcttccagacggtggctccgtgcaagcgcagcgtcgcttgcacgtcgctgctggctgggggctgttcactggtcgctggtgagatctgcctgtttgacagctcaccagcgaccatgtagcgatgcagcagcgatcctgaccaggtcagatcgctggtcggatcgctgctgcatcgctaagtgtgaaggtacccttaccagATATTTCCTGCCCAGCAAGTGTGGGTTATCATTGTATTAGTGCTGCCCCATACCTTATCAGTAACACTGTTCAGTGACATCTGCAACAGAACAATGGTTTTCATGTCCTCTTCCTCCTCAATGCTATAATGTATTGTGAGGATACAAGCTAAGAGCAAACATGGCCTCCCCCCTCTATTACATAGTGTGCACATAGGTACAAGCCACCCTGGTGTTCTGTGAACAAGCATCTGACATGGGGGAGACCCTAGAGGACCCCATACACGTGAGATGGATGGTTCTATATGTTTATGTGTAGGGACAACTTTAGGATAAGGCACCTTAGGTCTATAATACAGTCAGTATTGCTGCATTTGCTGGTTTGGTGGTCTATGTCCACAGGTTTGAGGCAGAGTATTAATAAGTAATGTTTTATCTCGCTGACATGGTTGGGTCCTGTTAGAACATGTCCGGTGAGGACACAAATAACAGGAAGACCTCCTCGAAGCTCACTGCGGATCAGAGCGACTGCATTCTCTAATTCCATCCCAGCTTGTGACATATCAGACTGAACAGTGCAGCTCCTTTATTGTCTATATATCGCCATATTCCATGGCAATGTACTCCGATCTTAATTTAACAAGCTCCTTACTGCAAAACATTTTATACAAGTTTTGCAAAATAATAGTAAGGACTTGCATACCTGCCAAGTTTTCCCAGAGGAAGCTGCTTCAGGACACATTGACGTTTGTTGTCCGGaaactttttttttgtgtgtgtgtgtgtgtttcttttggTCATTTCCTGAGCACttgttttgatgttatttgttttttcattttttttttacagttattgtttcatatttttttattgttgTATAGCAGTAATTATTTTTGAACAAGAGTACTTTCTGAAGCAAAAACATTGGGAAAGTGCTCAAGAACATAGCTTGGCAtattgtaaagtacagagcgtcttcTCGGCGGAAAAGGTCATCTCACTTCTTTAACCCACTTGGCATTTTTGTAAACTTGAAGTTACTAAAAAAAAAACACGCTCAAAAGCCTGATCTGGTTGTTTTTACATTGaaatacatatttttatatttttgagcGTCTTTTGAGGGCTTTTTCATGTGGCTTTCAGAGCAGATGTACCTGatacctgtttccccaaaaataagacagggtcttatattattttttgctccaaaagatgcacTAGTGCTTATTTTCAGGAGATGATTCGTATTTTGTATTGGCATCAGTGATTGGGTCGCctattaatggaaaatgaatattcactcccttaACTTACCCACCCCTCTGCGCTGACGTCAGTGATTGTAATGTATGTTAATGGAAATTAATATTCACCCAAGCATTGTCATGTGATCCTCATACGgcagtctgactgaatcactgatgcTGGCACAAAAGGGTGGGCGGGATGTGGGCAGCCAGGCAGGGGataagggtgaatattcattttccattaacacacgttccaatcactgatgctgacTCTGAGGGATGGGTGGAGAAAGAGGTGAATATTAATTTCCAGTAACTAGCTGGCAGGTCACTTCCGGGGCTTACAGCAGCACAACAGGACGACTTACACCAATAAAACTTACATATCCTGAAAAGGCTAGCCAAGCTTTATTTTAGAATACTATTATAGTATGgtatgcaactagggcttatttttttttaagGGTTTATATTATAGGTATACTCGAAGAGAAAAATAATTTTGCTAGGGTTTATTTGCGGGGAAACACAGTAGATGTAGTGTACATGTACCCTAACAGTAGATCCTACCAATGCAGTAAAGGGCACTTTATTTGAGGTCATATACGCAACCCCAAATATTCAGTTTATTTCATGACGTGTACCAGAGTAACCACATATTTTAAGAAAAGGTGCTCCAGAATTAATATTTAATACGGTAATTTAATAAAACAGAGGAGGAGAGCTGACAGATTCCTGCTGTTAGACATCGGCCATCagtagtttatttttttttccaaactccTCTAATTCTCCTTTGTGTAAAATTGATTATCTGATTGTCTGCAGGTTCATATTATCCTTCCAAAGAGGGGATAATCTATATTATGCCTAAAGGGGATTTTTCAGTTTAAAGAATATGGCTTCATGTAGAGAGAAGATCTTCCCATCAAACACATCAGGTTATCGGAGCATATACAGCGCAGAAGATAAACCTTCAGGAGCTGATCCTACAAGGACAATGTCTGATGACAGCGATGATCTCCCGCAGGACAGACCAAGATCGAGGACTATTTTAGACTCTTCATGCTCTGCGTGTAATATTTCAGTGGCACATTCTAAGTATAGGCCACATTTAGGGGCTTGTAGATCATTAAAATCTAATTTTAACAATACGAGTTGTTCTGAAAAGTCCCAGACGTTTGCCGAACAATATTGGGCTTGTGCAATTCCAAACACCCGCCCTCCTCGCCCAGACCGAACGTCCCCGGACTGGGATCCAAATAAAGAGTATCAGGACTTGTTGGATTATACATATCCCTTGAATCCAAAGTATTTCCTTAATAAagatgaggaggatgaggctgatgcTTTTTTACATGACTCTGGTGTCGACCTCGATAGCTATAATGCTTCTTCTGACAGTAAGTTTGGGTCTTTCACCTCTACATATAGAGACGACCACAAAGCAAAGACTGATCAATACTTGCAAGCAAATAATCCGAGTTTGCCTTTCGCTTTTTCAACACCATTACTTAAAAGAACTGGTTATTCTGGATTACAAAACCCACCAGGGTCATCGAATGTGAGTGGAGAGTTCTCGCCTTATGCCAGTAAGTTGGATCTTGCCAAGGAGTGCACCGCTAGTCTTTCTCCCCGAAAATATGATGTGATTGATAAGATATTCTCTTCAGACAAGTCCTCTAGAGGTTATTCTGACCGATCAGAACAGTTTTTATCTACAACAAGTGTCCTTCCACTCCATAAAGATCTAGACACCGACGAGGAGTATCTGTCCTTACCGCCAACTCTGAAGGAATTAGAGGCTCTGGCTACTCATTTGAAGGACCTGTCTATAACTGTAGGTGACAAGGATCAAGGATCTGGTGCCAAAACGAAAAGCAGAGTCTCTGATGATGGTCCCAAAGATCAAAAATATAACTTTGACTTTGTCAACCACGATGAACCGAAAATAAATAGGTTTTCTTCACTAAGAGACATGCTTGATGGAAGGGTGACATCAGAGGTCTTGGACATTTCTGGATGTACATCAGTCAAGGAAACTAAATCTCTTGTCCAAAGAATTCAGGTAAAACTTAATTAGTTTTGTACTATTATTTTTGCTTTATTCTGTGCTATTGCTATATTAGTCTTGTGATATACTGCTATATGTAAATTGTGGCAGTCCATAGAATTCCTCCATAGGAGCACTACTTCATGTAGGTAGACGGTCCATCCCTGGATGACGACATATTCCTATGAGCGAAAGTAAGGGTACGCTCACAATAGCGTTTATCAAGCGTATAACTCAGACAAGTGTTATTCGATATTTTATCGGATAACGTTCGGACCAATGTTATGCTATAGGCGGTtcgatcaattttttttttttttttttctcatgctgatagagcatgaaaaaaaaaattgttcaagtctatgggagcaaagaaaacattgaacagcacttggatgacatccaagtgcagtccgttgTACGCAGACACAGACAATTTAgaaaatggagaaattaagtttCTTGTTCATCTTACTGGGGTACACAGAACCATGGGATACTGTGCTGGAGGCTCAAGCTACCCCATTCTcataagtacaagaagcaatgggatgaaactaaaaggaaggagattgagattagacattaggaaaatatTTCTgacagggcagtcagggagtggagcagacgaccacgggaggtggtgagctctccatcaatggaattcttcgagcagaaactggataaacatatagctgggatgatttaggaaaacctgcactcgcagggggttggacccgatggcctttgaggtcccttccaactctaccattctatgatgaaAGATGTCAGGAGAAAAAGGACATGCTTCGCactgctgataatccaaaacagtttcACGCCAAGCATCGAGTGGATGACATATGGTTTGAGTCTACGCATTTGAAAACCCTCAGGTTTCTTCATCAGGATAAAAAACAGGTTTTTGTTTTGATGAAGAAACCTGAGGGCTTTAAAACGCAAAGACTCAAACCGCATGTCATCCACTCCCTGCCTGGCGTGAAACTGTTTTGGATTAACAGCAGCGTGGAACATGTCCTCTCCTGACATCTTTCGACGTATACTGCATGACCTGTGGCAGCTTTTTGATGCTTGTAAAGGAGTTCTGCCTACACAACCCTTCAAGATGAGCGCATTTTTCTTCCACATATGCACAAAGATAAGATCcttttgtgcttttattttttttgtatttccaGCTTATTCTGATCAGCGTTTGAGCCAAGTGTTTTGTACAATCCATCCGATTCTCTCGCTTGTAAGAA is drawn from Anomaloglossus baeobatrachus isolate aAnoBae1 chromosome 3, aAnoBae1.hap1, whole genome shotgun sequence and contains these coding sequences:
- the CEP68 gene encoding centrosomal protein of 68 kDa, whose protein sequence is MASCREKIFPSNTSGYRSIYSAEDKPSGADPTRTMSDDSDDLPQDRPRSRTILDSSCSACNISVAHSKYRPHLGACRSLKSNFNNTSCSEKSQTFAEQYWACAIPNTRPPRPDRTSPDWDPNKEYQDLLDYTYPLNPKYFLNKDEEDEADAFLHDSGVDLDSYNASSDSKFGSFTSTYRDDHKAKTDQYLQANNPSLPFAFSTPLLKRTGYSGLQNPPGSSNVSGEFSPYASKLDLAKECTASLSPRKYDVIDKIFSSDKSSRGYSDRSEQFLSTTSVLPLHKDLDTDEEYLSLPPTLKELEALATHLKDLSITVGDKDQGSGAKTKSRVSDDGPKDQKYNFDFVNHDEPKINRFSSLRDMLDGRVTSEVLDISGCTSVKETKSLVQRIQRFCQHLDRLIEWLYSVAEVTDNWTAPKPNVESIQLALSLYLKLKKDVAEQQVLANTVIRDGESLERCLAFNSSALKDTLTLISKQSGELERHAERLYASVLEAMDTITEESLARNGNLKQRVSLEMESS